A portion of the Flavobacterium magnum genome contains these proteins:
- a CDS encoding SPFH domain-containing protein produces the protein MTTMLASYWWVLLILLGILMYKFVLRVFFGMVIVPEDKIGLVTKKFVLFGAEKSLPDGRIIATKGEAGFQAKTLAPGLYWGMWIWQYSVDMTAFTIIPEGKIGLVLSKDGEEIPTGHILARKVDCDNFQDATAFLNNSGQKGRQTAFITTGSYRINTFLFEIIVSDQIKIFENMIGIVTALDGEPIPQGQIAGKYIDGHNNFQDFDKFLELGGNRGLQPQIMLAGSYYINPWAVLIEQNPMTDVPIGYVGVVISYIGEDGKDVTGDSFKHGNIVSKGQRGVWMEPLGPGKYALNKYTTKLEPVPTTNLVLNWANARSESHNLDKNLSTITVRSKDGFPFNLDVAQIIHVPANEAPKVIARFGSMNNLVSQVLEPTIGNYFRNSAQDSDVISFLSTRKERQESAKNHIKLVLDEYNVNAVDTLIGDIVPPESLMKTLTDRKIAEEEQKTYQTQRMAQEQRQGVEKETAIADMQKEIVRASQSVEIAQRTADATVKKAEGDATSLKLSVNAEAEATKMRANAEAEATKARAGAQAEATKLNASAEAEKISKTGLAEAEKIMAIGKSTAEAYQLQVSAMGGDNFTKYKITEEIGKGKIKVIPDVLISGNNGTDGSISGLLGMKLMEMMDARDDTKTRDGKAQPGNEA, from the coding sequence ATGACAACAATGCTTGCTTCTTACTGGTGGGTGCTCCTGATCCTGCTGGGTATTCTTATGTACAAATTTGTACTTCGCGTGTTCTTCGGTATGGTCATCGTGCCTGAAGACAAGATTGGTCTTGTAACCAAAAAATTCGTGCTTTTCGGAGCTGAAAAATCCTTGCCTGACGGCCGCATCATCGCCACCAAAGGCGAAGCCGGTTTTCAGGCTAAAACGCTCGCACCTGGACTTTATTGGGGCATGTGGATCTGGCAATACAGCGTCGACATGACCGCGTTTACCATTATTCCTGAAGGTAAAATCGGGCTGGTGCTGAGTAAAGATGGTGAAGAAATCCCGACCGGGCACATCCTGGCGAGAAAAGTCGATTGCGACAATTTCCAGGACGCGACTGCCTTCCTGAACAATTCCGGACAAAAAGGGCGGCAAACGGCGTTCATCACCACGGGATCTTATCGGATTAACACCTTCCTGTTCGAAATCATCGTGTCCGACCAGATCAAGATTTTCGAAAACATGATCGGGATTGTAACTGCCCTGGACGGCGAACCGATCCCTCAAGGGCAAATTGCCGGTAAATACATCGATGGGCACAACAATTTCCAGGATTTCGACAAGTTCCTCGAGCTCGGCGGAAACCGCGGCCTCCAGCCACAAATAATGCTGGCCGGTTCGTACTACATCAATCCCTGGGCCGTGCTGATAGAACAAAATCCGATGACAGACGTGCCTATCGGTTATGTCGGTGTTGTGATTTCCTATATCGGTGAAGATGGCAAAGACGTTACCGGCGACAGCTTCAAGCACGGAAATATCGTTTCAAAAGGACAACGCGGCGTGTGGATGGAGCCGCTGGGTCCCGGAAAATACGCATTGAACAAATACACAACCAAGCTCGAGCCGGTGCCTACCACGAATCTGGTACTGAACTGGGCCAACGCGCGCAGCGAATCGCATAACCTGGACAAGAACCTGTCGACCATTACGGTACGTTCGAAAGACGGTTTCCCATTCAACCTTGACGTGGCGCAGATCATCCACGTACCGGCCAACGAGGCACCAAAAGTCATCGCGCGTTTCGGAAGCATGAACAACCTCGTGTCACAGGTTTTAGAACCCACTATCGGAAACTACTTCCGGAACTCGGCCCAGGACAGTGATGTGATTTCGTTCCTGTCGACCAGAAAAGAGCGCCAGGAATCAGCCAAGAACCACATCAAGCTGGTGTTGGATGAATACAACGTAAACGCTGTGGATACGTTAATTGGTGACATCGTTCCGCCTGAATCACTGATGAAAACGCTGACCGATCGTAAGATTGCCGAAGAAGAGCAGAAAACTTACCAGACTCAGAGGATGGCGCAGGAACAAAGGCAGGGTGTAGAAAAAGAAACGGCCATTGCAGACATGCAGAAGGAAATCGTGCGCGCTTCTCAAAGTGTCGAAATTGCGCAAAGGACTGCCGACGCCACCGTTAAAAAAGCGGAAGGTGATGCGACCAGCCTCAAGCTCAGTGTAAACGCTGAAGCCGAAGCGACAAAAATGCGGGCCAATGCAGAAGCCGAAGCCACCAAGGCGCGGGCCGGTGCGCAAGCGGAGGCGACAAAACTAAACGCCAGCGCCGAAGCGGAAAAGATCTCCAAAACCGGTCTGGCCGAAGCCGAGAAAATCATGGCCATCGGAAAATCGACCGCCGAAGCTTATCAGTTACAGGTTTCAGCGATGGGCGGCGACAATTTTACAAAATATAAAATCACCGAAGAGATCGGGAAAGGAAAAATCAAGGTCATTCCGGACGTCCTGATTTCAGGCAACAACGGTACCGACGGTTCGATCAGCGGACTGCTGGGGATGAAACTCATGGAAATGATGGATGCCAGGGACGACACCAAAACGCGGGATGGAAAAGCACAGCCCGGAAATGAGGCATAA
- a CDS encoding porin family protein, with translation MKNFLLSAVIFCGLTTVASAQAKGDFEMAVGVGVNFSTVQDANLQADTGTGFNFSVGGDYYFSDRWSLKAKLYYDQKGWDGGFFTDANGDTFPADYNVNYLTVPVMANWHFGKKRNWYLNFGPYAGFLMSAKESSADTDVKDFFKSSDFGLALGIGVKIPVSDKMKIFIEYDEQAGLSDIAKNNDGSAIRNDRGSFNVGLNFMLK, from the coding sequence ATGAAGAATTTTTTACTGTCTGCAGTAATTTTTTGCGGACTTACTACTGTGGCTTCAGCGCAGGCTAAGGGCGATTTTGAAATGGCCGTTGGTGTCGGTGTGAACTTCTCGACGGTTCAGGATGCCAATCTGCAGGCGGATACCGGCACCGGATTTAATTTTTCCGTTGGAGGTGACTATTATTTTTCAGACCGATGGAGTCTGAAGGCAAAATTGTATTACGACCAGAAGGGCTGGGATGGCGGATTTTTCACTGACGCCAATGGAGATACTTTCCCTGCAGACTACAATGTTAACTACCTTACGGTACCGGTGATGGCCAACTGGCATTTTGGAAAAAAGCGCAATTGGTACCTTAATTTTGGTCCGTACGCAGGTTTTTTAATGAGCGCCAAAGAAAGTTCGGCTGATACCGACGTTAAGGATTTCTTTAAAAGCAGTGATTTCGGACTGGCTTTGGGTATTGGTGTAAAAATACCGGTATCAGACAAGATGAAAATCTTCATCGAGTACGATGAACAGGCTGGTTTGAGCGACATCGCAAAAAACAACGACGGATCAGCGATACGCAACGACCGGGGAAGCTTCAACGTGGGGCTGAACTTTATGCTCAAATAG
- a CDS encoding DUF2238 domain-containing protein produces the protein MSFTIAISTDRKKFKQNRWLQLFCAVFIGCWINSFIGTTDTSNWFLENTLVFLFLGFLTFTHRKYQFSDLSYLLICIYLCLHVYGSKYTYAENPFGYWLKDVLDLQRNHYDRIVHFSFGFLLAYPMREMFLKWLKFPAWVAWTLPIEITLSISAFYELIEWAVADILFKEQGAAYLGTQGDIWDAQKDIFLAFSGAIIATTVVSIVRKLGNFNEPQ, from the coding sequence ATGTCCTTCACCATCGCCATTTCCACCGACAGAAAAAAGTTTAAGCAAAACCGATGGCTGCAGCTTTTTTGCGCTGTTTTCATCGGTTGCTGGATCAATTCATTTATAGGGACTACGGACACGTCAAACTGGTTTCTGGAAAACACCCTGGTTTTCCTGTTTCTGGGCTTCCTTACCTTTACGCACAGGAAATACCAGTTCAGCGACCTCAGTTATCTGTTGATTTGCATCTATTTGTGCCTGCATGTGTATGGCTCGAAATATACTTATGCTGAAAATCCCTTCGGATACTGGCTGAAAGATGTCCTGGATTTACAAAGGAACCATTACGACCGCATTGTGCACTTCAGCTTCGGATTCCTGCTGGCCTACCCCATGCGCGAAATGTTTCTCAAATGGCTGAAATTCCCTGCCTGGGTGGCCTGGACCTTGCCGATAGAGATCACCCTGTCGATCAGTGCTTTCTATGAGCTGATCGAATGGGCCGTTGCCGACATCCTTTTTAAGGAACAGGGCGCCGCTTACCTCGGCACTCAGGGCGACATCTGGGATGCCCAGAAAGATATCTTTCTGGCTTTTTCAGGGGCAATCATCGCAACGACAGTGGTTTCAATTGTCAGGAAACTGGGAAATTTCAACGAGCCGCAATAA
- a CDS encoding ABC transporter ATP-binding protein — protein MSAKAFDSRVFKRIMAYTKPYRRRFNGVIVWAVFLAVFAALRPALLKGTIDNYIAKKDELGLLYYIIAMGGALIMEVLSQFYFVYWANWLGQDIIRDIRNKLFRHIFSFRMKYFDMAPVGQLVTRTVSDIEAIAKIFSQGLFMILSDLAKMVALLFLMFYLNWKLSWIVIVAMPILVYITRIFQKKMQLAFEQVRNELSNLNTFVQERVTGMKIVQLFHREQIEYDKFRDINDRHRKAWIKTVWYNSIFFPIADMISALTLGCVVWYGGLRILGGDTTTTFGDLFSYTMFITMLFNPLRQIADKFNEMQMGMIAANRVFDILDSEDQVQQDGTIEAPAFEGHIEFRDVHFGYIENEEVIKGINLKVNAGETIAIVGATGAGKSTIINLMNRFYEINSGKICIDGHNIRDFRLESLRNQIGVVLQDVFLFADTILNNITLNHAGISREQVINAAKKIGIHDFIMSLPENYDYNVRERGAMLSSGQRQLIAFLRAYVSNPAILVLDEATSSIDTYSEELIQRATETITKGRTSIVIAHRLATIINADRIVVMDKGLIVEHGTHQQLLSIEGGHYRNLYYSQFLTEVKN, from the coding sequence ATGAGCGCAAAAGCATTCGATTCCCGCGTATTCAAACGCATTATGGCCTACACCAAGCCGTATCGCAGGCGCTTTAACGGCGTCATTGTCTGGGCGGTGTTCCTCGCGGTTTTCGCGGCACTGCGCCCCGCTTTACTGAAGGGCACCATCGACAATTACATCGCCAAAAAGGACGAACTGGGCTTGCTGTATTATATTATTGCTATGGGTGGCGCGCTCATCATGGAAGTGCTTTCCCAGTTTTACTTCGTCTATTGGGCGAACTGGCTGGGGCAGGATATCATCCGTGACATCCGGAACAAACTGTTCCGCCACATCTTCAGCTTCCGGATGAAATATTTTGACATGGCGCCTGTGGGCCAGCTCGTGACGCGCACGGTTTCGGATATTGAAGCCATCGCAAAAATATTCAGCCAGGGCCTTTTCATGATCCTGAGCGATCTCGCCAAGATGGTCGCGTTGCTGTTCCTGATGTTTTACCTGAACTGGAAACTCAGCTGGATCGTGATCGTTGCCATGCCGATCCTGGTATATATCACACGCATTTTCCAGAAGAAAATGCAGTTGGCCTTTGAGCAGGTGCGCAACGAGCTGTCAAACCTGAATACCTTCGTACAGGAACGTGTTACGGGTATGAAAATCGTACAGCTTTTTCACCGCGAGCAGATAGAGTATGACAAGTTCCGCGACATCAACGACCGCCACCGCAAAGCGTGGATCAAGACCGTATGGTACAACTCCATCTTCTTCCCGATTGCCGACATGATCTCTGCACTTACACTGGGATGTGTGGTTTGGTATGGCGGATTGCGCATTTTAGGCGGCGACACGACAACGACCTTTGGTGACCTGTTTTCATACACCATGTTTATCACGATGTTGTTCAATCCTTTGCGCCAGATTGCGGACAAATTCAACGAAATGCAGATGGGAATGATTGCAGCCAATCGTGTCTTCGACATCCTCGACAGCGAAGACCAGGTACAGCAGGACGGTACAATCGAGGCGCCCGCGTTTGAGGGACACATCGAATTCCGTGATGTGCATTTCGGGTATATTGAGAATGAAGAAGTCATCAAAGGCATCAATTTGAAGGTAAATGCGGGAGAGACCATTGCCATTGTCGGGGCCACGGGTGCCGGAAAGTCGACCATCATCAACCTGATGAACAGGTTCTATGAAATCAACAGCGGAAAAATCTGCATTGATGGCCATAACATCAGGGATTTTAGGCTGGAATCGCTTCGGAATCAGATCGGGGTGGTTTTGCAGGACGTTTTCCTTTTTGCCGATACCATCCTGAACAATATTACGCTGAACCACGCCGGCATCAGCAGGGAGCAAGTCATTAACGCCGCGAAGAAAATCGGCATTCATGACTTTATCATGAGCCTTCCCGAAAATTACGACTACAACGTCAGGGAGCGCGGCGCCATGCTGTCATCTGGCCAACGCCAGCTCATCGCTTTCCTGCGCGCTTACGTGAGCAATCCTGCGATTTTGGTGCTTGATGAGGCGACATCTTCAATTGACACCTATTCCGAAGAACTGATACAGCGCGCGACCGAGACCATCACCAAAGGGCGCACATCCATAGTCATTGCGCACCGCCTCGCCACCATCATCAACGCCGATAGGATTGTAGTGATGGACAAAGGGCTGATCGTAGAACACGGCACCCATCAACAGTTGCTCAGCATTGAAGGCGGTCACTACCGAAACCTGTATTATTCGCAATTCCTGACCGAAGTAAAAAATTAA
- the lpdA gene encoding dihydrolipoyl dehydrogenase, translating to MKYDIIVLGSGPGGYVTAIRASQLGFKVAVIEKESLGGICLNWGCIPTKALLKSAQVFDYLKHASDYGLTIKEYDKDFNAVISRSRGVADGMSKGVQFLMKKNKIDVIEGAGKIKPGKKVAVDNNGTVTEYSADHIIIATGARSRELPNLPQDGEKVIGYRQAMTLPEQPKSMIVVGSGAIGVEFAHFYNSMGTDVTIVEFLPNIVPLEDEEVSKQMERSMKKAGVKIMTNASVEKVDISGNGVKATVKTAKGEEILEADIVLSAVGIKSNIENIGLEEVGIATDRDKILVNDFYQTNIPGYYAIGDVVPGPALAHVASAEGITCVEKIAGLHVDKIDYGNIPGCTYAAPEIASVGMTEKQAKEKGYELKIGKFPFSASGKAKAAGAADGFVKVIFDARYGEWLGCHMIGAGVTDMIAEAVVARKLETTGHEIIKSIHPHPTMSEAIMEAAAAAYDEVIHL from the coding sequence ATGAAATACGATATTATAGTTTTAGGAAGTGGTCCCGGTGGCTACGTTACGGCCATCAGGGCTTCGCAACTCGGATTTAAGGTTGCTGTGATCGAAAAGGAAAGTCTCGGCGGGATCTGCCTGAATTGGGGATGTATCCCGACGAAAGCCCTGTTGAAATCGGCACAGGTATTTGATTACCTTAAACATGCTTCTGACTACGGACTGACCATTAAGGAATACGATAAGGATTTCAACGCGGTGATCTCCCGTTCGCGTGGTGTGGCCGACGGCATGAGTAAGGGTGTGCAGTTCCTGATGAAAAAGAATAAGATTGATGTGATCGAAGGGGCCGGAAAAATCAAGCCGGGCAAAAAGGTCGCCGTGGACAACAATGGGACTGTGACGGAATATTCAGCCGACCATATCATCATCGCTACAGGTGCACGCTCGCGTGAACTGCCTAACCTGCCGCAGGACGGCGAGAAAGTGATCGGTTACCGTCAGGCGATGACCTTACCGGAACAGCCTAAATCCATGATTGTCGTGGGTTCCGGTGCAATCGGGGTAGAATTTGCACATTTCTACAATTCGATGGGAACAGACGTTACGATTGTGGAATTCCTTCCGAACATAGTCCCATTGGAGGACGAGGAAGTGTCCAAACAAATGGAACGCTCGATGAAGAAAGCCGGCGTGAAAATCATGACCAATGCATCCGTTGAAAAAGTGGACATCAGTGGCAATGGCGTCAAAGCAACAGTTAAGACAGCTAAAGGGGAAGAAATACTCGAAGCCGATATTGTGCTTTCTGCTGTCGGAATCAAATCCAATATTGAAAACATCGGACTCGAAGAAGTGGGCATCGCTACCGATCGTGACAAGATCCTTGTAAACGATTTCTATCAGACGAATATTCCCGGGTATTATGCAATCGGCGATGTAGTTCCCGGACCTGCGCTGGCTCACGTCGCTTCCGCAGAAGGAATTACGTGCGTTGAGAAAATTGCGGGCCTCCATGTTGATAAGATCGACTACGGAAACATCCCGGGCTGTACTTATGCCGCACCTGAAATCGCTTCCGTGGGGATGACCGAAAAACAGGCTAAAGAGAAAGGATACGAACTCAAAATCGGCAAGTTCCCATTTTCTGCCTCCGGAAAAGCAAAAGCTGCCGGTGCTGCTGATGGTTTCGTAAAGGTAATCTTCGATGCCAGATACGGCGAATGGCTGGGTTGCCACATGATTGGTGCCGGCGTTACTGACATGATTGCCGAAGCGGTCGTAGCCCGGAAACTCGAAACTACAGGTCATGAAATCATCAAATCCATACACCCCCACCCGACCATGAGTGAGGCAATTATGGAAGCGGCTGCGGCGGCTTATGATGAAGTGATCCATTTGTAG
- a CDS encoding alpha-amylase family glycosyl hydrolase produces the protein MKPFYKSIGLLAALSLGSCNHVPEKKPEKGNDLSVYEPKEYVEVKHPDWSKNATIYEVNIRQYTHEGTFKAFESHLPRLKAMGIDIIWLMPIHPIGVEKRKGTLGSEYSVKDYFGVNPEFGTAADFRRLVDSIHAMGMHIIIDWVANHSSWDNPLAKQHPDWYTKTPEGHFQPTPWYDWDDVIDFDYDKPELRKYMTGALVHWVRDFNIDGYRCDTAGFVPTDFWDNARAELDAIKPVFMLAEWESRDLHKKAFDMTYSWTLFEKMTAVTKDKKGSAGLVEYMAHDVSTFPRNGYRMLFTDNHDMNSWNGNMVANFGDGLKASMVLCATINGMPLVYGGQEAGLSRSLKFFDKDEINWSAFPYAPLYTKLFALKHSNRALWNGNEGGVMIRIFNDKPEQVISFSRTQGKDRVIAIVNYSSKPATATLDSKYQKGSYTELFSGNKVTLAGADVFKLAPWEYLVLVK, from the coding sequence ATGAAGCCATTCTACAAATCAATCGGATTGCTGGCTGCACTTTCCCTGGGCAGCTGCAACCACGTCCCGGAAAAAAAGCCTGAAAAAGGGAACGACCTGTCGGTTTATGAGCCGAAGGAATACGTGGAAGTCAAACACCCGGACTGGTCAAAAAATGCCACGATTTATGAAGTGAATATCCGCCAGTACACCCATGAAGGGACGTTCAAAGCATTCGAATCGCACCTGCCCAGGCTGAAAGCGATGGGAATCGACATCATCTGGCTGATGCCGATACATCCGATAGGCGTGGAAAAACGCAAGGGTACACTGGGCAGCGAATATTCCGTTAAGGACTATTTCGGTGTCAATCCTGAGTTTGGCACTGCGGCCGATTTCAGGCGCCTGGTCGACAGCATACACGCGATGGGAATGCACATCATCATCGATTGGGTTGCGAATCATTCGTCATGGGACAATCCGTTGGCGAAACAGCATCCTGACTGGTATACCAAGACACCGGAAGGCCACTTCCAGCCCACGCCCTGGTATGATTGGGATGACGTGATTGATTTCGATTATGACAAACCCGAACTTCGCAAATACATGACCGGTGCATTGGTGCATTGGGTCAGAGATTTTAATATCGACGGGTATCGCTGCGATACGGCCGGTTTTGTGCCAACCGATTTCTGGGACAACGCGCGCGCCGAACTCGATGCCATCAAACCCGTGTTTATGCTGGCCGAATGGGAATCGCGCGATTTGCATAAGAAAGCATTCGATATGACCTATTCATGGACGCTGTTTGAGAAAATGACCGCGGTGACAAAGGATAAGAAAGGCAGCGCCGGACTTGTAGAATACATGGCGCATGATGTGAGCACGTTCCCCCGAAACGGCTACCGCATGCTTTTTACCGACAACCACGACATGAATTCCTGGAATGGAAATATGGTTGCCAATTTCGGAGATGGACTGAAAGCCTCGATGGTGCTTTGCGCCACGATCAATGGTATGCCGCTGGTGTATGGCGGACAGGAAGCGGGGTTGTCGCGTTCGCTTAAATTTTTTGATAAGGATGAGATCAATTGGTCGGCATTCCCATATGCGCCGTTGTACACCAAACTCTTTGCGCTGAAGCACAGCAACCGTGCACTATGGAATGGCAACGAAGGCGGGGTGATGATCCGGATATTCAATGACAAGCCTGAGCAGGTCATTTCTTTTTCGAGGACGCAGGGAAAAGACAGGGTGATCGCGATAGTCAATTACAGTAGCAAACCGGCAACGGCGACGCTGGATTCGAAATACCAGAAAGGCAGTTATACCGAACTTTTTTCCGGAAACAAAGTGACGCTCGCCGGCGCAGACGTATTCAAGTTGGCTCCCTGGGAATACCTGGTGCTGGTAAAATAA